One segment of Paenibacillus rhizovicinus DNA contains the following:
- a CDS encoding DJ-1/PfpI family protein, giving the protein MKLAYVMFDQMTTMDFAGFYEVVAWIRVLGKVEDLTWDFCSNKEFITDDRGMTVQIHHVYPDLSQYDVVFIPGGMATRTLRHDPAFIAWIQTARDVNYKVSVCTGSLLFGAAGFLIGKRATTNPSAYELLRPYCAEVIQERIVRDGDIFMSGGAGTSLDIGLYFVESLTDQRFVERVQGIIDYPFYQAGNLNKQV; this is encoded by the coding sequence ATGAAATTGGCTTACGTGATGTTCGATCAAATGACGACGATGGATTTTGCAGGGTTCTATGAGGTTGTCGCCTGGATACGCGTTCTAGGAAAAGTAGAAGATCTAACTTGGGACTTTTGCTCCAATAAGGAGTTCATCACGGACGATCGCGGCATGACCGTTCAGATTCATCATGTCTATCCGGATTTATCCCAATACGACGTTGTCTTCATTCCCGGCGGCATGGCAACAAGAACATTGCGGCATGATCCAGCGTTCATCGCTTGGATCCAAACCGCGCGAGACGTAAACTATAAGGTTTCTGTCTGCACGGGTTCTCTCTTGTTCGGTGCGGCAGGTTTCTTGATTGGAAAGCGGGCAACAACGAATCCATCCGCCTACGAGCTCTTACGTCCGTATTGCGCGGAAGTAATCCAAGAGCGGATTGTGAGGGACGGCGATATTTTCATGTCCGGCGGCGCCGGAACTTCATTGGACATCGGATTATACTTCGTTGAATCGCTCACCGATCAACGCTTCGTCGAACGCGTTCAAGGAATCATCGATTATCCATTCTATCAAGCTGGTAACCTTAACAAGCAAGTATAG
- the msrA gene encoding peptide-methionine (S)-S-oxide reductase MsrA → MKIGNHETRLATFAGGCFWCMVKPFDEWPGIESVVAGYTGGHTENPTYAEVGSETTGHYEAVQIAYQPAIFPYERLLDIYWQQIDPTDDGGQFQDRGHSYRTAIFVHDEQQRAQAEASKLELRKSGRFKRPIVTEILNAGTFYPAEDEHQDYYKTHRRNYNLYVEGSGREAFANRSWRGEKDKAALQRRLTELQFKVTQLNEDEPAFENEYWNNAHEGIYADVVNGDALFSTIDQFNSGTGWPSFSKPIEEGIVRKEAEFSGGQVRTILRARLSGSYLGPFIQDVPSGTMPYYRVNSASLRFIPLERLDAEGYGRFAQGFGGKA, encoded by the coding sequence GTGAAAATCGGGAATCACGAGACGCGGCTGGCAACGTTCGCAGGCGGCTGTTTCTGGTGCATGGTCAAGCCGTTCGATGAATGGCCGGGAATAGAATCGGTCGTTGCCGGCTATACGGGCGGACACACGGAGAATCCCACCTATGCGGAAGTCGGCAGCGAAACGACAGGCCATTACGAGGCGGTGCAAATCGCTTATCAGCCGGCGATCTTCCCGTATGAACGGCTCCTGGACATCTATTGGCAGCAGATCGATCCGACGGACGACGGCGGACAGTTTCAAGACCGCGGCCATTCTTACCGAACGGCGATTTTCGTGCATGACGAACAGCAGCGCGCGCAGGCGGAAGCTTCCAAGCTCGAGCTGCGGAAGAGCGGGCGCTTCAAGCGTCCGATCGTCACGGAGATTCTGAACGCAGGGACGTTCTATCCGGCGGAAGACGAGCATCAGGACTATTATAAGACGCACCGCAGAAACTACAATTTGTACGTGGAAGGCTCGGGAAGAGAAGCATTCGCCAATCGAAGCTGGCGCGGCGAGAAAGATAAAGCTGCGTTGCAGCGCCGATTGACCGAGCTGCAGTTCAAGGTGACGCAGCTGAACGAGGACGAACCGGCCTTCGAGAACGAGTATTGGAACAACGCGCACGAAGGGATTTACGCCGATGTCGTAAATGGCGACGCGCTGTTCAGCACGATCGACCAATTCAATTCCGGCACGGGGTGGCCCAGTTTCAGCAAACCGATCGAAGAAGGCATCGTCCGCAAGGAAGCCGAATTCAGCGGAGGCCAAGTACGAACGATCCTTCGCGCCCGTTTATCGGGTTCGTATTTGGGGCCGTTCATTCAAGACGTTCCATCCGGGACGATGCCGTATTACCGGGTCAATTCCGCATCACTGCGCTTCATTCCGCTTGAGCGGCTGGATGCGGAAGGATACGGGCGGTTTGCGCAAGGATTTGGCGGGAAAGCATGA
- a CDS encoding SDR family NAD(P)-dependent oxidoreductase, whose translation MRFENRYVMITGAAAGIGKGLALAYAGQGATTILVDRNAGALEETAGVVRGLGREVITRTLDLSDPSAIEACFAWLQQTVGQLDVLINNAGLGAWKSVYDLTVDEWDYVIHTNLRGTFLCAREVAKLMRSGGGGAIVNIASTRAIMSEPNSEAYAASKGGILALTHALAVSLGPDRVQVNAISPGWIETGDYDALKPVDHAQHPAQRVGKPDDIARACLYLTDPANDFVTGTNLVIDGGMTRKMIYEE comes from the coding sequence ATGCGTTTCGAGAATCGTTATGTCATGATTACTGGGGCTGCAGCCGGAATCGGCAAAGGGCTTGCGCTCGCTTATGCCGGGCAAGGCGCGACAACCATCCTCGTTGACCGGAATGCCGGCGCGCTGGAAGAGACTGCCGGTGTTGTGCGCGGACTAGGCCGTGAAGTCATAACCCGCACGCTGGACCTAAGCGATCCGTCCGCGATTGAAGCCTGTTTCGCCTGGCTGCAGCAAACCGTCGGCCAGCTTGACGTGCTGATCAATAACGCCGGACTCGGCGCCTGGAAATCCGTATACGACCTTACGGTCGACGAGTGGGATTATGTGATACATACGAATTTGCGCGGCACGTTTCTGTGCGCACGGGAAGTCGCCAAGCTCATGCGCTCCGGAGGCGGCGGCGCGATCGTGAATATCGCCTCTACTCGGGCCATCATGTCCGAGCCGAATTCCGAAGCCTATGCCGCTTCGAAGGGCGGCATTCTGGCGCTGACCCATGCGCTTGCGGTGTCGCTCGGACCGGACCGCGTTCAGGTCAATGCCATCAGTCCGGGTTGGATCGAAACCGGCGATTACGATGCCTTGAAGCCCGTCGATCATGCTCAGCATCCCGCTCAGCGCGTAGGCAAGCCTGACGATATCGCCAGAGCCTGCCTCTATTTGACCGATCCGGCCAATGATTTCGTAACGGGTACGAATCTCGTGATCGACGGCGGCATGACGCGCAAAATGATCTACGAAGAATAA
- a CDS encoding MOSC domain-containing protein: protein MQDTVKKIQIGQINAINRYPIKSLAGESLTSCAIEPYGLLGDRWGAFYDETKEGWSRFVTARNIPAMMSYQAKFMDGDIRVTSPDGREFGWDGQLLGDIQQLTETPIAMSRLKEPNPEDPRLMSVDAASILLVTDASLRQLEAQWGKDVDQRRFRGNFVVTLNADAPLEPEWIGSRLTIGDVRLQVDSLCERCVMITMDPDTLDKEPSLLKKVHQEFNTCLGAYASVISTGQIKIGDKVILESSATIAGQDN from the coding sequence TTGCAAGACACCGTGAAAAAAATTCAGATCGGACAAATCAATGCCATCAATCGATATCCCATTAAATCGCTCGCCGGAGAGTCGTTGACGAGCTGCGCAATCGAACCGTACGGCTTGCTGGGCGACCGCTGGGGCGCCTTTTACGATGAGACCAAGGAAGGTTGGTCCCGCTTCGTCACGGCACGGAATATTCCGGCGATGATGTCCTATCAAGCGAAATTCATGGATGGCGATATTCGCGTAACGTCACCGGATGGGCGGGAATTCGGCTGGGACGGGCAGCTGCTCGGCGATATCCAGCAGTTAACCGAAACTCCGATCGCCATGTCGCGGTTGAAGGAACCGAATCCGGAAGACCCGCGGCTGATGTCGGTCGACGCGGCGAGCATTCTGCTCGTAACGGATGCCTCGCTGCGCCAATTGGAAGCCCAGTGGGGCAAAGATGTGGATCAACGCAGATTTCGCGGCAATTTCGTCGTGACATTGAACGCCGACGCGCCGCTGGAACCCGAATGGATCGGAAGTCGGTTGACGATCGGCGATGTGAGGCTGCAGGTAGACAGCTTATGCGAACGCTGCGTAATGATTACGATGGATCCGGATACGCTGGATAAGGAGCCGTCTCTATTGAAGAAGGTTCATCAAGAATTCAATACCTGCTTAGGCGCATACGCATCCGTCATTTCGACGGGACAAATTAAGATCGGCGACAAAGTGATCTTGGAATCGTCAGCCACAATCGCTGGGCAAGATAACTGA
- a CDS encoding AAA family ATPase encodes MEYEENHVLSPDRKLTEAEQSLVWKKPASHRTSVEERRICKEVKRNWQRGEMKIATILLEGDAGSGKTQLAKALSADFGLPYTKVTCFADMDKTDVIGAILPVIASERLAKLAPEDGQLLQALYESDGFQSATHVLSALLNISSEEAAVKAKRLMKLAVEQAEGDTVEYRFYPSEIVNAFRNGYLLEIQEPTVIRDAAVLMALNSALEPDGSINLPTEVIHRHPDFVAIITTNRGYAGVRPLNEALRDRVQHTEKMDLPGKAVMIERVTAKTGYLNTRVMDVLADTILLLDQTARAHAIKGVAGMRSFFFWTDAVACGIGAKESLYHKVIYKLTTDPDEIKLLEEALERRGLFAALDAAEADIEAVLEAERGEERTARSSPDEEAIEIKSWGAIDSRAAGCRQGRRRNRVEEVRRQRRGRHRDFR; translated from the coding sequence ATGGAATACGAAGAAAACCATGTACTATCGCCGGATCGGAAGCTGACGGAAGCGGAACAGTCCCTCGTCTGGAAGAAGCCGGCTTCCCATAGAACAAGCGTCGAAGAACGGCGCATCTGCAAGGAAGTGAAGCGTAACTGGCAGCGCGGCGAGATGAAAATCGCCACGATCTTGCTCGAAGGAGATGCCGGGTCCGGCAAAACCCAGCTCGCCAAAGCGCTGTCGGCCGACTTCGGGCTGCCGTATACGAAGGTGACGTGCTTCGCCGATATGGATAAAACCGACGTGATCGGCGCGATTTTGCCTGTGATCGCCTCCGAGAGATTAGCGAAGCTGGCTCCCGAGGATGGGCAGCTTCTGCAAGCCTTGTACGAGAGCGACGGATTTCAAAGCGCGACCCATGTCTTGAGCGCATTGCTGAATATCTCCTCCGAAGAAGCAGCGGTGAAAGCAAAGCGGCTGATGAAGCTTGCCGTGGAGCAAGCGGAAGGGGACACGGTGGAATACCGGTTCTATCCGTCCGAAATCGTCAATGCCTTCCGCAACGGCTACCTGCTGGAAATCCAAGAACCGACCGTGATTCGCGATGCCGCGGTCTTAATGGCGCTCAATTCGGCGCTGGAGCCCGACGGCAGCATCAATCTTCCGACCGAGGTCATCCATCGCCATCCGGATTTCGTCGCGATCATTACGACCAACCGCGGCTATGCGGGGGTCAGACCGCTGAACGAAGCCTTGCGCGATCGCGTGCAGCATACGGAGAAGATGGATTTGCCGGGCAAAGCCGTCATGATTGAGCGGGTTACCGCCAAGACCGGCTATCTGAACACGCGGGTGATGGACGTATTGGCGGATACGATCCTGCTGCTTGACCAAACCGCCAGAGCCCATGCCATCAAAGGCGTCGCCGGGATGCGCTCCTTCTTCTTCTGGACGGATGCGGTCGCTTGCGGCATCGGAGCGAAGGAGTCCTTGTATCATAAAGTAATCTATAAACTGACGACCGATCCCGATGAAATCAAGCTCTTGGAAGAAGCGCTGGAACGGCGCGGGTTATTCGCTGCGCTGGATGCAGCTGAAGCCGATATTGAGGCTGTTCTCGAAGCGGAACGCGGAGAAGAGCGGACGGCGCGAAGCAGCCCGGATGAGGAAGCCATTGAAATCAAATCATGGGGAGCGATTGACAGCCGAGCCGCCGGCTGCCGACAGGGGCGAAGACGGAATCGCGTTGAGGAAGTCCGCCGACAGCGAAGAGGGCGGCACCGGGACTTCCGATGA
- a CDS encoding vWA domain-containing protein, which produces MRKSADSEEGGTGTSDETTEMESSDTGEDGEPRYHQANPDPVPDDERKSKQPDQPNKADRSKLNQDARAAVAASLHGRVKLIVHRPGFDAENEREYERLSSELMPIVHEIARKTLPLLEQEPTAEFARHHAYGSKFMADSVVYRDYNHFAKKRPPTESPSLSVALRVDESASMAAFGRLEAAKRAVIAVYEFCRMCDIPVMIYGDTADVSRLEQMSVYAYAGLQRVDDADRFRLMNIRARSNNRDGMALRIMADRLAASPQKTKLLISLSDGQPKAMEDYTGRLAVQDMKQTISEYERKGVTILAAAIGQDKEVISNIYGNERYLDITDLQALPGKLVGLIAKYL; this is translated from the coding sequence TTGAGGAAGTCCGCCGACAGCGAAGAGGGCGGCACCGGGACTTCCGATGAAACGACGGAAATGGAAAGCTCCGATACGGGAGAGGACGGCGAGCCGCGTTATCATCAAGCCAATCCTGACCCGGTGCCGGATGACGAGCGCAAGTCAAAGCAGCCTGATCAGCCGAATAAGGCTGATCGGTCGAAACTCAATCAGGACGCGCGCGCGGCGGTCGCCGCTTCACTGCACGGACGCGTGAAGCTGATCGTTCACCGGCCCGGCTTCGATGCGGAGAACGAGCGCGAATACGAGCGATTGAGCAGCGAGCTCATGCCGATCGTGCACGAGATCGCGCGCAAGACGCTGCCGCTGCTGGAGCAGGAGCCGACGGCCGAGTTCGCGCGTCACCATGCTTACGGCAGCAAGTTTATGGCCGACAGCGTCGTCTACCGGGACTACAATCATTTTGCCAAGAAGCGTCCGCCGACGGAATCTCCTTCGTTGTCGGTCGCGCTGCGCGTAGACGAGTCCGCCTCGATGGCAGCGTTCGGAAGGCTGGAGGCGGCGAAACGCGCCGTGATCGCCGTCTATGAATTTTGCCGGATGTGCGATATTCCCGTTATGATCTATGGCGATACGGCGGATGTATCCCGGCTCGAGCAAATGTCCGTGTACGCCTATGCCGGCCTGCAGCGAGTTGACGACGCCGACCGGTTCAGGCTGATGAACATCCGCGCGCGCAGCAATAACCGCGACGGCATGGCGCTGCGGATCATGGCGGATCGGCTGGCGGCCTCCCCGCAGAAGACGAAGCTGTTGATCAGCTTGAGCGACGGGCAGCCCAAAGCGATGGAGGACTATACCGGAAGGCTGGCGGTGCAGGATATGAAGCAAACGATATCGGAATACGAACGCAAAGGCGTGACGATTCTGGCGGCTGCAATCGGGCAAGACAAGGAAGTCATCAGCAATATTTACGGCAACGAACGCTATCTCGATATTACGGATTTGCAGGCGCTTCCGGGTAAGCTCGTCGGATTGATTGCCAAATATTTATGA
- a CDS encoding GIY-YIG nuclease family protein, protein MDKNKRKELLEAYKQVKTYMGIIQITNRTNGKIYVDAYPNLKNKWTSIQAQLNMGRFPNAGLQQEWKTHGPDAFAYEVLDQKEADDIADIKWEMKMLEKKWMEKLQPYGEQGYHKPRAQ, encoded by the coding sequence ATGGACAAGAACAAGCGCAAAGAACTGCTCGAAGCCTACAAGCAAGTGAAAACGTATATGGGCATTATTCAGATCACGAACCGGACAAACGGGAAAATTTACGTCGATGCCTACCCCAACCTGAAGAACAAGTGGACATCGATTCAGGCGCAGCTCAATATGGGGAGGTTCCCGAACGCAGGACTTCAGCAGGAATGGAAGACGCATGGCCCGGATGCTTTCGCATACGAGGTATTGGATCAGAAGGAAGCGGACGACATCGCCGATATTAAGTGGGAGATGAAGATGCTGGAGAAGAAGTGGATGGAGAAGCTGCAGCCGTATGGCGAACAGGGCTACCATAAACCCCGAGCTCAATAA